The segment GCTCGCGATCGGAGCGCCGCGCCGTTCGCCCGGCGGCGACACGTTCCGAATCCCGGCGGACGTGACGCAAGAGGAGCGCGTCGAGGGGCTGCCGATCGGGACCCGCGGCGGCACGTTGATTCCTTACACGTTTCCGCGGGATGGCGAATACGAAATCCAGATCCGATTGACGCGGGATCGGAACGACGAAGTCGAGGGCTTGCACGAGTCCCATGAGGTCGTCGTGCTGCTCGACCGCGAGCGCGTGGCGTCGTTCACGGTCGCGCCGCCGAAGGACAGGAATTTCGACAAGGTGGACCAGCATTTGAAGGCGCGCATTCCGGCGAAGGCCGGCCCGCATCAACTCGGGATCACGTTCGTGAAGAATCCGTCGGAGTTGCTGCAAACGAAACGCCAGCCTTATCAGGCGCACTTCAATCTGCACCGGCATCCGCGCATCGGCCCGGCCATCTACCAGGTTTCGATCAACGGCCCCTACGAGTCCACGGGACCGGGAGACACGCCGAGCAGGCGGCGGATTTTCGTTTCCAGGCCGGCAAAACCGGAGGAAGAGGAACCCTGCGCAAAGCAAATCCTGTCCACGCTGATGCGCCGCGCCTACCGTCGGCCGGTGACCGACGCCGATCTGGGAAAGCCCCTGGAATTTTATCGGAAGACGCGGGCGAAAGAAGGCTTCGAAGCCGGAATCGAGACGGCCTTGAGCGCGGTGCTCGCGAGTCCGGAGTTCCTGTTCCGTGTCGAACAGGACCCTGCCGGTTTGCCGGCGCACACTGCGTACCGGCTCGGCGACCTCGAACTCGCGTCGCGCCTCTCCTTTTTTCTGTGGAGCAGCATCCCGGATGATGAACTGCTCGATACGGCGATTCGCGGCGAGTTGCACAAGCCGAAGGTGCTGGAGAAGCAGGTGCGACGCATGTTGGCGGACGATCGTTCGCGAAATCTGGTGAACAATTTCGCCGAGCAATGGCTTTACTTGCGCAATCTGGAATCGTTGACGCCGGACCTGCGCCTGTTCCCCGACTTCGATGACAATCTGCGCCAGGCGTTCCGCCAGGAAACCGAACTCTTTTTTGAAAGCGTGATGCGCGAGGACCGCAGCGTGCTCGACCTGCTGAAGGCGGACTACACGTATTTGAACGAACGTCTCGCGAAACACTACGGAATCCAGAATGTCTATGGCAGCCGCTTTCGTCGCGTCGCGCTGGAGAAGGACAGCGAACGCGGCGGCCTGCTGCGGCAGGGCAGCATTCTGACCGTGACGTCCTATGCCACGCGCACCTCGCCGGTGATTCGCGGCAAATGGATTCTCACCAACATTCTTGGGACCCCGCCGCCACCGCCGCTGCCGAACGTGCCCGCGCTGAAGGACAACACGATCTCGGCGACGCTTTCGGTGCGCGAGCGGCTGGCCGAACATCGCGCGAACGCGCAGTGCGCGAGCTGCCATAACCTGATGGACCCGGCCGGCTTTGCGCTGGAGAATTTTGACGCGGTCGGTCGCTGGCGGACGTTTGAAGAAGGCCGGCCGATCGACGCCTCGGGCGGCCTCCCCGATGGCAGCAAGTTCACCGGCGTGTCCGGACTCGAACAAGGTTTGCTGCATCGCCCGGAGATTTTTGTCGGGACTCTGACGGAAAAACTTCTGACCTTCGCGCTGGGTCGCGGCGTCGAATACTACGACGCCCCGGCGGTCCGCCGGATTGTGCGCCAGGCGAAAGCAGATGACTTTCGCTTTTCATCGATTATCCTTGGAATTGTGAACAGCACGCCGTTTACGATGAGGAGGACTTCACCGTGAGTCGCCTCACATCAGCAGCGGACCTTAGTCGCGATGGCGTACGAGCGTTCCAGGTGGAACAGGCCGCCGGTCCATTATGCCGGGCTACCAGCACGGCAGCCGGGCGCGTTCGGCGACCATTACCATTGTGTCGTCCCGGCTGCTCACGCACTCAGATCGACGGCAAGTTGCCGCCGAAGACGGCCAAGTTGGCCGTTCCACCCGGACCAAAGACACTGCCATTGCTGAAACTGAACGCTTCGAGTGGTGTTACGCATCCGAGAATCGATTTCACAACCGCTCGCAAATCCAACCAAACCCCAACCATGAGGTCAGTATGAGTTTCATCACGAAAACAGCCATGCCCCGCCGCACGTTTCTGCGCGGCATGGGACTTACCCTGGGACTGCCGTTGCTCGAAGCGATGGTTCCGGCGGCAACTCCTTTGGTCAAAACCGCGGCCAACCCGGTGCGCCGGCTGGGCTTCGTCTTCATGCCAATGGGCTGCGACATCACGCGCTGGACTCCGTCCGGCGAAAAGCTGGACGCGCTTACGCCGATTCTCAGTTCGCTGGAGCCGGTCAAGGAACACGTCACCGCGATCACGAATCTCGAATTGCAGAACGCCTACCCCGGCAGCCACGCCACGTCCAATTCGGCGTTCCTGAGCGCGGCCAAGGCAAAGTTGACCGAGAGCACCGATTATTATCTGGGAACCACCGTCGATCAGATCGCCGCCCAGCACATCGGCCAGGAGACGCAGTTGCCCTCACTGGAACTGGCGATGGATTTGATGCAAGTGGTCGGTCAGTGCGACAACGGTTACGCCTGCGTTTATCAGAATAATCTTTCGTGGTCGTCACCGACGACGCCGCTGCCGGCGGAGGCGCATCCGCGGATTGTTTTTGAAAACCTGTTCGGCGAGGGTGGAAGCGTCGCCGAACGCCGCGCCGCGCTCCAAAAAAAGGCGAGCCTCCTCGACTGGTTCAACGAAGACATCGCCCGCCTTCAACACAGGCTGGGGCCGGACGATCGCGCCAGGGTGAGTCAATATCTC is part of the Candidatus Angelobacter sp. genome and harbors:
- a CDS encoding DUF1592 domain-containing protein; the encoded protein is LAIGAPRRSPGGDTFRIPADVTQEERVEGLPIGTRGGTLIPYTFPRDGEYEIQIRLTRDRNDEVEGLHESHEVVVLLDRERVASFTVAPPKDRNFDKVDQHLKARIPAKAGPHQLGITFVKNPSELLQTKRQPYQAHFNLHRHPRIGPAIYQVSINGPYESTGPGDTPSRRRIFVSRPAKPEEEEPCAKQILSTLMRRAYRRPVTDADLGKPLEFYRKTRAKEGFEAGIETALSAVLASPEFLFRVEQDPAGLPAHTAYRLGDLELASRLSFFLWSSIPDDELLDTAIRGELHKPKVLEKQVRRMLADDRSRNLVNNFAEQWLYLRNLESLTPDLRLFPDFDDNLRQAFRQETELFFESVMREDRSVLDLLKADYTYLNERLAKHYGIQNVYGSRFRRVALEKDSERGGLLRQGSILTVTSYATRTSPVIRGKWILTNILGTPPPPPLPNVPALKDNTISATLSVRERLAEHRANAQCASCHNLMDPAGFALENFDAVGRWRTFEEGRPIDASGGLPDGSKFTGVSGLEQGLLHRPEIFVGTLTEKLLTFALGRGVEYYDAPAVRRIVRQAKADDFRFSSIILGIVNSTPFTMRRTSP
- a CDS encoding DUF1552 domain-containing protein; translated protein: MTKTAMPRRTFLRGMGLTLGLPLLEAMVPAATPLVKTAANPVRRLGFVFMPMGCDITRWTPSGEKLDALTPILSSLEPVKEHVTAITNLELQNAYPGSHATSNSAFLSAAKAKLTESTDYYLGTTVDQIAAQHIGQETQLPSLELAMDLMQVVGQCDNGYACVYQNNLSWSSPTTPLPAEAHPRIVFENLFGEGGSVAERRAALQKKASLLDWFNEDIARLQHRLGPDDRARVSQYLDSVREVERRIQKAEADAADNPLPDLDRPVGVPAAYADHARLMFDLQLLALQGDVTRIITFQLARETSNRTYPEIGVPDPHHPLSHHGNDPDKIARMAKINAFHVSLFAEFLGKLKATPEGNGTLLDHSLYLYGSGIGNPNVHDHTNLPILVAGGTAVGMKGNRHIRYEKPKPLANLHLTLLDKVGVHLDKFADSNGKVDELFEPLAV